From the genome of Pukyongia salina, one region includes:
- a CDS encoding HU domain-containing protein, whose protein sequence is MQLETYIKDLLYRYECVIVPGFGAFLTHYNSASIDEKSNTFYPPSKSVSFNRQLQTNDGLLANYIAGADSCSYETALQRIRNFTGRMSKKLNEGTVISLHGIGDLQLNKEGSVQFLPSASENFNTASFGLSSFVSHEIQRQLETSNSAQEKVEKPVILFTPGKRTAAPYMKYAAIGLLAIALGSLGGMKLYEGKVQEHNFAEEQKAKAQIANEIQEATFVISDPLPMLKISVPKQQGKYHIVAGAFRVEANAHKKLQQLASKGFSARLIGANRYGLHQVIYSSHSERVEALRELRKIKNTENKDAWLLVKDLSE, encoded by the coding sequence ATGCAATTGGAAACTTATATAAAAGACCTATTATACCGATATGAATGCGTTATCGTTCCTGGCTTCGGTGCGTTTCTCACCCACTATAATTCTGCCTCGATTGATGAAAAGTCGAACACGTTTTATCCGCCCTCCAAATCGGTTTCGTTCAACAGGCAATTGCAAACCAACGACGGCTTACTGGCTAATTACATAGCAGGGGCCGATAGTTGTAGTTATGAAACGGCCCTTCAGCGGATCCGAAATTTTACGGGTCGAATGAGTAAAAAACTTAACGAAGGGACAGTGATCTCATTGCATGGCATTGGAGACCTTCAGCTAAATAAAGAAGGGTCTGTACAATTTCTGCCATCTGCTTCAGAAAATTTCAATACGGCCTCTTTTGGTTTAAGTTCTTTTGTTTCGCACGAGATCCAGAGGCAATTGGAAACGAGCAACTCAGCTCAGGAAAAGGTTGAAAAGCCGGTTATTTTATTCACTCCGGGAAAACGCACGGCTGCACCCTATATGAAATATGCGGCAATAGGCTTACTGGCAATTGCTTTGGGAAGTCTGGGAGGTATGAAATTATATGAAGGCAAGGTTCAGGAACACAATTTTGCTGAAGAACAAAAAGCAAAGGCGCAGATCGCCAACGAGATACAGGAAGCCACCTTTGTTATTTCAGATCCATTACCCATGCTGAAAATAAGTGTTCCAAAACAGCAAGGTAAATATCATATAGTGGCAGGGGCATTTAGAGTAGAAGCCAATGCGCATAAAAAACTTCAGCAATTAGCCTCAAAGGGATTCTCGGCCAGGTTAATTGGAGCTAACAGATATGGACTACACCAGGTAATTTACAGTTCTCATAGTGAAAGGGTTGAGGCCCTTCGTGAGTTACGTAAGATCAAAAACACCGAGAATAAAGATGCCTGGCTATTAGTAAAGGACCTTTCAGAATAA
- a CDS encoding acyl-CoA thioesterase, with protein sequence MVAKNPKDSKTTITDLVLPSETNPIGNMFGGELLARMDRAASIAARRHSRRIVVTASVNHVAFNKMIPLGSVVTVEAKVSRAFKSSMEVYMDVWIEDRESGMRSKANEGIYIFVAVDEMGHPVPVPDLVPETDLEKERFDAALRRKQLSLVLAGKMAPKEATELKALFD encoded by the coding sequence ATGGTAGCGAAAAATCCCAAAGATTCTAAAACCACGATCACAGATCTTGTTCTGCCTAGTGAAACTAATCCCATCGGGAACATGTTTGGTGGCGAATTACTGGCGCGTATGGATAGAGCAGCCAGTATTGCAGCTCGCAGACATAGCCGTAGAATAGTAGTAACGGCTTCGGTTAACCATGTAGCTTTCAATAAAATGATCCCTTTGGGTAGTGTGGTAACCGTAGAAGCAAAAGTCTCACGTGCCTTTAAAAGTTCAATGGAGGTTTATATGGATGTATGGATAGAAGATCGTGAAAGCGGCATGCGCTCCAAGGCCAATGAAGGAATTTACATCTTTGTGGCTGTGGATGAAATGGGCCATCCTGTGCCGGTTCCGGATCTGGTTCCAGAAACCGATCTTGAAAAAGAACGATTCGATGCCGCATTGAGAAGAAAACAACTAAGCCTGGTGCTCGCTGGTAAAATGGCCCCAAAAGAAGCAACCGAACTCAAAGCACTTTTCGATTAA